TTAtaatacatttatatttatatctcATGGCACTTAATGAGATCTATGTATGAAATGGAATCAAATGTATGTAGCACGAATGCCACATTTAAGCCTGTTTCCTCGAGATGTCAGGCAAAAAGTGTGTCCTCTCAGAATAAATGTTGGTATTTAGTAGGGAACCAAGGGATGGATTTACCCTGTCTGGGAGCTTTTCTGCTAAGTCATTGAACACAGGAAAAGTGAGATCCCACTTTCCGAGTCTtcaaagcagagaccacaaacAGAGCCAGTGTTTGTCGTTTTATTATAACAGGGATTGGCAACATCTCAACTGTATTATTTTAGAATTTCTTCagtgggaaggaagggaaggaagggaaggagggaggttCGGCCCCCGGGAGGAGCTTGGCGGCGGAGTGGAAGTGACCTCACTCCCGGGAAGCTCCGGGATCCACTCCGCGCTGGGGCACTGGCGGCCAGTGCGGCCGCGCCTTGCGAGCAGCCAATGGCAGCGGCGGCGCCGTTTGTTGTCGCCCCGTGAGGCGGCTGCGCTCTGGGCTCGgtaccgccgccgccgccgcaggaGGGACGCGGGAGGCCCCAGGCCCCGGTAGCCCCTCGCCTCTCGtcggccccgcagccccgcggaGGGCGGGGAGATGCAGCCCCCGGGCGCTCAGCAGCCGCCGCTCTACGCGCCCAGCAGCGGGGACTTCACCTTCGTCTCCTCGGCGGACGCCGAAGGTGAGCGCGGGGCCGCGGGCAGGGCCGCGCTCGCTGTCccgaggcaggggctgggccgggccccGGGGGAACGGGCCGCTCCCGGGCCGCGGAGACAGCAGgccccttccctgctctccGTGCCGCCGGCCCCGCGGTTGGTGTCGTGGCTGGGGGCGGAGCGGGGTGGACGAGCTGGCCGCTGCCCTGGAGCCGCTGCCGCGTCCGCGTCacgggagcagcagcagcagcagcgtggcAAAGGCGGCCGTGCCCTCCGCTTGCCGCTGCTCTGGGAGCCGGGGCCGAGTGTCCCGGCTGGGTGACAGCCGTGAGCACTGTCACTGCCCGCTCCTCTGGCTCCCGAGCTGCTGGAGCCCGCTCTGTTGTCCTACCGAAGTTTGTGTCGTTGCTCACGTTTGCTGTAATGTGCCAAAGTGTCTGCGCCGTGTCTCACTGCGGCACAGTCATGGAGCAGAAAAGGAGGCCGTGTGTGTCATTTCGGGAGCGAAGCATGGCCTGTGCCAGACTGCTGCACAAacagcagtgctgtgccagcGTGCCGTGAGGATGTGCCTTCAAACTTCCAAAATGAACATTCAGGAGTCAACATCGTGCAAACTTACTTTGTTGGAGAATATTTTTTTGGTCTCTACCCATTTAAATAACAAGGATTCTATTTCCATGTGTGTATTTAGTTACTCTTAAAATTGCGACTAAGGAATCATATAAATCCTCACTCATGTGTCCCACCCTGGAAAGAAATTGCTGAAATGGAGAAATTACTGTAGAATACCTGTTCTTTAGTGAACTTCACAGTCCTCCTGAAAAGAAACACAAGCCAACAGTACTGTTGtagctgtgggtttttttgttgctgagttggtttttttttttgctggttagttttcctttgttttggttttttcttcttcttcaccttggCCTGAAAAAGGATCCATGTATCTCTGAGGAGAAGCTCTCTGCTTCTTCTCTGGAAGTATTTGTTGGGCAATGCTGAACCCAATCCAGTAAAACCACCTTTCTGGTAGGTTGTGTTGAATCACACTTGGCTCTGTGTTTTTTATGAACACAAGCAAGATGTGATCTCCTGTGTGTTCAAGTGTAGTCCTGTCCTTAAAGTGCTGGATAGACtagcaaagaaaaaataagcaaaattaaGCAtcttgatattttaaaattgaaatactATGCATAGCACTCTAATTTTTGTATgtttcccaaatcccaatccaTATGAAAAAACTAAAAATGAGCTGTATTGTTTCCCCACCTTATTTCTGTGGGAGCTGTATggaagaaagctggagagatgTTCACAATTAGGTCACCAGACAGAGTAGAAAGAGCcttctgtttggggttttgcttcttgtactgttttcttttttcaaaattaaGCGTCAAGACTGTTTTGAAAGCTGGTTTTCTACAATGCTTTGTTGAAATGAGGCATCTGAGAGACTTTGGGTTTGCTTCTGTTGTGTTCAGCCTGAGACAATAGCAATGAAGACACCCAGACTCTCACTAGGAACCACCAATGTCATCAGTTCTTGGCGGATTTGCCAGTTGCCCTGCAGTTAAACATCTCATTCAAAGAAGAGGAGGTGACCAATCCCTTTTCCCCTCGGTTTCTGCAGCTTTTGTCTTGCAAAACAGACTTAAGGTCATGTTATTAGATTTTATAATTCAAAAATGTGGTTGCAGGTATCCATGGACTGCTTAAAGAAGTCTTGGTAAATACAACTTGTGTAGAAGTTCCCATGCCTCAGGATGGATTGTTGGTGATCCCTGAGAAAGGAGAAATAGATGGCTGGTGGGACTGCTGTGTTTGCTTCTTTTGACTCCTGCATTTATGCACAGAGCAGCACTCCTTGCAAAAAAGTGCTATCCTGTAGCAGAAACAAATAataacattatatatatatatgtttatatatatatatatatatatataatgttaaTGTTATTAAGACAACATATATATTGTCTTAATAACCTTAGGGTTCCGCAATCAAGAGAAAACTTCTGAGGTGTCAGCTTGATTAAGGcattaagatttttcttttttcccccctctgtaaacagcagaggaaGGCTTTGCTTGAGTCTGGTGAGAATggtgtgtgcgtgctgggatTGGGAAGAGCAAAGAGAAATTCCTGCTTTAAGTTACAGTGATCTTTACCAGGGTCCTGTGCAGATGGTGTTCCAAGAATCAAAGGAGTGGATCAGTAACTCTCATGATTATGAAATAGTTGAAAAACTTTTGTGGAGAAGCTGGAATCTGAGTGGCCCAGCAAGCTGGTCTGGGAAGGACAATTCTGTTGAATTAACTGCAATACTGAATGATCAATGTTGGCTGAAGACATTGAGATTCTGTTGCTGTACAAGTTGTTTCTATGACACTGTAATATTTCCAAAGTGGATGTTGCAAATGTAATCTACAAACGTGGTCAGACGTGCCTCTGTGAGTGTTTCAGAAGTACTTGCTGTAGTTAGGTGTTCTGGGAAATTTGTGCTGAGGAGCTTTAATGTGTGAAAAGCACACAATGATGATAAGACAAAAGATACTTTCTTTACCTCTCAATATATTTATAGTAAGCTTGTGCAAAATATTTACACATTTCTgtttggatttttctttcttagcaGATAATGGAAATCCATTATTTCCTAAAGAAATAATTACTCCCTTCTTGTGtatctttttctttcatcaagttgcttaatttattttcctatactattttttattttctgtccaTATATAACTGAataaaatgggcaaaaaaattaatatttattggCAATTTTGCCAAAACCAACCAGAACATAGATAAATTGTTCTTTGTTTTGCTTAGTACTGTGGTAGAGAAAGATCATAGTATATCAAAGAGAAGTTCTATAACTGTTTAACTTCTAATTGTCTAGAGCCTAAGGATCTATGATAGCATTCTTTCTCTAACTTTTTCAGCTGCATTAAAGGCAGACTATGAATTAAAACATCttcaaatgttttccttttatgaaaaatttgACATAAAAGCAGAGAGTGGTTTTGGCTGAAACAATGCCACTATTAAAAAATGGGTGCCAAAAGAGGTAGAGTatgatcagaaaaaaatatataaataatccACAATGTATAGCATGGTGAGACTGTCATTGGTGTCCTCCTTTTGTGCCTTCAAACACTTAATGATGAAGCACAAATGGAAGCTTTTCTGTTGTACCACAACACTGTGTCATAAAACAAGAATCCCAtctaaaagctaaaacctggtaTTTGAGGCCTAACCCAACATTGTTACTATTGCAACAAAACCATCAGTACACTTTCAAATTATGTATCTGTGAAAGTATAACTTTCTTTTGTAACTTTGACTGTTTTATGGTCATGACCAACACAAGTAGCTTCCTATGTTTGTTGTGTATCTTCCGGTACTTTTAAAATCAAATGGCTTTTGGCAAGACATAAAAAGGTCtatatttttctccctttttctttaGATCTTAGTGGCTCCATAACAACTCCAGATGTTAAGCTGAATCTTGGAGGAGAATTCATCAAAGAATCTACTGCAACTACATTCCTAAGACAGAGAGGATATGGCTGGCTTCTGGAAGTGGAAGATGATGACCCAGAAGATAACAAGCCACTCTTGTATGTTGTAATTATTTCTGGGTATCTATCTTTATTAGCTGTGTAGGGAAAAGAAACAACTTGTAGTCTCTGATTGTCCCACAGCCTTGTGCTGTGACTAGAATTCTGTTTGACAAATTACTTGACCAATGAGTGTTTTCTGGTGCAAGAATGAAAACATTGTTTCTGTTATGGATTTTAATCTCCATAAGTATACAGCCTATAtggcttttctgtttttaactGTTGATCTtgtaatgatttttaaaaaagagactGTATTCTTTGTATCTTTTGCATTCATGTTTCTGGATATTGTGAAAGAATCAAAGACTAAGAGAACCCCGTGGGAAGACTCCTGCTGAGTAAATGTCAGTCAGTTCTGTCAGTTATTCTGAAGCAAAAGCATTGTGAATCATGGGTGTTACAGTAGGGATGTTAGAAGCAAGGTAGCACAAACTTTATAATCTTTATGCTGCCTTTTACTATAAAGCTAGATTAAAAGGGTGCTAGTGCTGAAGGACAATAATGTCCTTAGAACTGGAAGTCTCTCATCCATTGTTCTGTTCCTAGAAACCTGGCTGGCTGAAGAAAGTTGGTATCTTAAGGTTATTACATTGAGAGTCAGGCAGCCTGGTCCTTGTTCTGCAGCCAAGCAACTTCATTCTCATTGTCTCAGTGTTTTCCTGTGAATTAAACATAATGATGCTTTAAAAAATTGGAGTGAGACAGAGAGTACTCTGTAGAGCTCAGATGAGAGTGTTGGGAGACAACAGATATCTGGAGAGCTTAATAATGACAGTGCTACTTGAGAACTGGCTTAAATTAAAGTGTGCAGAAGTAGGTCCTTGTGTGAATGTCTGTTTTGTGAACCTCTAACTTTTAATTAAGAAACAAACTTGTGTAGTGAGGTTACAACATAGGAATTCTCACTTTAGTgtaattttgttgttttggttatTCCCAGAAATGTGTCATAATGAATTCTTACAATCTGAATCCTGTTAAGGATTGAAACAACAGCAGGCTGCTAAGGGAAGTTCACCAACGCAGGGCTACACTGCAAATGCTTTGTTCAATaaagtgaaattatttttttctactttctcATTGGGCAGCCTTACTCCAGACACTTATTTCCTGATACAGCTACCACCACTTTCTGGTGAGGTAGCTGTCAGCTTCATGCAAAAGACAATTTATTCACATGAGAAGCTGTCAGAAGCTGTCAGAAGACCTAGACAATGAGAAATAATTATTTCCATGTTGCAAATATTTGTATTACACAGTCTACAGAGTAAAGTATAGGTCTGCTACATCCTTTTTAGATAAATGGTAGCAAATAGATGCTTCTAGTCTGTTCTTTAATTCAGGGATGGTTAAAGAGCAATTTTTGTTACTTAGTCATCAGTTAGTAATACCACTTATAAAGTAGCTTTAGTAATAATAATCCAAATATTGCCTTGAGGGATTAAATTaacactaatttttttttagacaGAATTTGTGATGAATCAcatctttgcatttttttcccacatcaccttttctgaagaaaaagccAAGAAAACAAAGCCTTGGACAAAACCTTCATAAATGGACTTAGGATataattctgcatttttcttcattatgtTCTTAAATGGAGAGCAGTTTGTCTGCTGGAAGTGTCCTGCAACTCTTCAGAGTTCCTCAGTCATGACTGAGGCTCTGCACCTAAAGAAGTGGAATTGCCCATTACGTGGGAAGTGTGATTCCTTCCCCCTGAGGCTAGAACAGTCagggcagcctgtcccagctgagAGACAGTCCTGGGCAGAGGAGTCTTCTGGCCAATTTGTATCTGCTTGCAGAGAGTTTGTAACAGGAAGCAGAGATGGCAATGAGAGAAGGGCAAGATCTGTTGATACATGTTGCAGCTAGTTCAAGcgacttttatttattttacccATAGTGGACACAAGCCCGAAATTGAACAATAGGCATAAACTGGTCTGTTCAAAACTACTGTTCCTGAAGGAAACTAAactccattttcttttaaaatattagttTTACATGATGTATTTGGAATGGTTTAAGATTAGTGAATGTAATGGTGTTCTTTCTTGcagaatttgaaataaaatattttcatagtaAGTGTGCTCATGGCAAACTGCTTGGCATAGGAACACACAGACATTCCCTATGTGTGCATGTCTTTGACTTGTAGTTCCAATGACACAAATGTGTCACATGTCCTAGTGTGTCCAAAAAACCCCTCCTATCTTGATGCAGACTCTCAGGgtatcacagaatcagaatggtttgggttggaagtgaccttaaagatcatccagttccacccccctgtcttgggcagggacacctttcaccaGTTCCAGtagctcagagccccatccagcctggctggggtaTGCTATGTATGTTTGCTGTTGTCAGTCATGTAATTTGTTTTTGAGTAGTTAAATaaatctgtgtcccaccagttACTGAATGCAGCATGATGTTGTGGTGTTGCTTTACTGTGGATAAACTGTTCCTTTGCTAGTCGTGGCTTCGGAAAGCCTTGTGGCTGACAGGAGACTTGCTCTATAAATCTCCTGTTTGCccctgtatttatttttttagttcTATTTCATTACTGAGCTGTATAGTAATGCTCACTTGCTTTACAATTTCAGGGAAGAACTCGACATTGATCTGAAGGATATTTACTACAAAATTCGATGTGTGTTGATGCCTATGCCATCTCTTGGGTTCAATAGGCAGGTAGTGAGAGACAATCCAGACTTTTGGGGTCCTCTGGCAGTTGTCCTCTTCTTCTCAATGATTTCATTATATGGACAATTTAAGGTAGGTATAAATCTTCTGcctaaaaaaaatctgaactaAATTTGGGGATGTG
This sequence is a window from Zonotrichia albicollis isolate bZonAlb1 chromosome 3, bZonAlb1.hap1, whole genome shotgun sequence. Protein-coding genes within it:
- the YIPF4 gene encoding protein YIPF4, yielding MQPPGAQQPPLYAPSSGDFTFVSSADAEDLSGSITTPDVKLNLGGEFIKESTATTFLRQRGYGWLLEVEDDDPEDNKPLLEELDIDLKDIYYKIRCVLMPMPSLGFNRQVVRDNPDFWGPLAVVLFFSMISLYGQFKVVSWIITIWIFGSLTIFLLARVLGGEVAYGQVLGVIGYSLLPLIVIAPVLLVVGSFEVVSTLIKLFGVFWAAYSAASLLVGEEFKTKKPLLIYPIFLLYIYFLSLYTGV